The Streptomyces griseiscabiei genome includes a window with the following:
- a CDS encoding sodium-translocating pyrophosphatase: MAGLSTPQSFDHTANFAAAVLTDDNRIIVMLIGVVALAALAVAGVLVRQVLAAGEGTDSMKKIATAIQEGANAYLARQLRTLGVFAVVVFFLLMLLPADDWNQRAGRSVFFLIGAAFSAATGYIGMWLAVRSNVRVAAAAREATPAEGEPEKDLTAVSHKAMKIAFRTGGVVGMFTVGLGLLGASCVVLVYAADAPKVLEGFGLGAALIAMFMRVGGGIFTKAADVGADLVGKVEQGIPEDDPRNAATIADNVGDNVGDCAGMAADLFESYAVTLVAALILGKAAFGDSGLAFPLIVPAIGVLTAMIGIFAVAPRRTDRSGMSAINRGFFISAVISLVLVAIAVYAYLPSSYADLEGVTDTAIAGHDGDPRVLAVLAVAIGILLAALIQQLTGYFTETTRRPVKDIGKSSLTGAATVVLAGISIGLESAVYTALLIGLGVYGAFLLGGTSIMLALFAVALAGTGLLTTVGVIVAMDTFGPVSDNAQGIAEMSGDVEGAGAQVLTDLDAVGNTTKAITKGIAIATAVLAAAALFGSYRDAILTAANDVGEKVSGEGAPMNLMMDISQPNNLVGLVAGAAVVFLFSGLAINAVARSAGSVVYEVRRQFRERPGIMDYTEQPEYGRVVDICTKDALRELATPGLLAVMAPIAIGFTLGVGALGAYLAGAIGTGTLMAVFLANSGGAWDNAKKLVEDGHHGGKGSEAHAATVIGDTVGDPFKDTAGPAINPLLKVMNLVALLIAPAVVQFSYGEDKSVALRVAIAVASIAVIVVAVYVSKRRGIAVGDEGNSERVAKSADPAVVS, from the coding sequence ATGGCGGGGCTTTCTACCCCTCAAAGTTTTGACCACACCGCGAACTTCGCAGCCGCGGTACTGACCGACGACAACCGGATCATCGTCATGCTCATCGGCGTCGTGGCCCTGGCCGCGCTCGCCGTCGCCGGGGTCCTGGTGCGCCAGGTGCTCGCGGCGGGCGAGGGCACCGACAGCATGAAGAAGATCGCGACGGCCATCCAGGAAGGCGCCAACGCCTATCTGGCACGGCAGTTGCGCACGCTCGGCGTATTCGCCGTCGTCGTGTTCTTCCTGCTCATGCTGCTTCCCGCCGACGACTGGAATCAGCGCGCCGGACGATCGGTGTTCTTCTTGATCGGCGCGGCGTTCTCGGCGGCCACCGGCTATATCGGTATGTGGCTCGCCGTGCGCAGCAATGTGCGCGTCGCCGCGGCGGCCCGGGAAGCGACACCGGCGGAAGGCGAGCCGGAAAAGGATCTCACCGCCGTCTCGCACAAGGCGATGAAGATCGCATTTCGCACCGGCGGCGTCGTCGGCATGTTCACGGTGGGGCTCGGCCTTCTCGGCGCGTCCTGCGTGGTCCTCGTCTACGCGGCCGACGCGCCGAAGGTGCTGGAGGGCTTCGGCCTCGGGGCCGCGCTCATCGCCATGTTCATGCGAGTCGGCGGCGGCATCTTCACCAAGGCCGCCGACGTCGGCGCCGACCTGGTCGGCAAGGTCGAGCAGGGCATCCCGGAGGACGACCCGCGCAATGCCGCGACCATCGCCGACAACGTGGGCGACAACGTCGGCGACTGCGCCGGCATGGCGGCCGACCTCTTCGAGTCGTACGCCGTGACGCTCGTCGCCGCGCTGATCCTCGGCAAGGCGGCGTTCGGCGACTCCGGGCTCGCGTTCCCGCTGATCGTGCCCGCGATCGGTGTGCTCACCGCGATGATCGGCATCTTCGCGGTGGCCCCCCGCCGCACCGACCGCAGCGGTATGTCGGCCATCAACCGCGGCTTCTTCATCTCCGCGGTGATCTCGCTGGTGCTCGTCGCCATCGCCGTCTACGCCTACCTGCCGTCCTCGTACGCCGACCTCGAAGGCGTCACGGACACGGCGATCGCGGGCCACGACGGCGACCCGCGGGTCCTCGCGGTCCTCGCGGTGGCCATCGGCATCCTGCTCGCGGCGCTGATCCAGCAGTTGACCGGCTACTTCACCGAGACCACCCGGCGTCCCGTGAAGGACATCGGCAAGAGTTCGCTGACCGGCGCGGCCACCGTCGTCCTCGCCGGTATCTCCATCGGTCTCGAATCGGCCGTCTACACCGCCCTGTTGATCGGCCTCGGCGTGTACGGGGCGTTCCTGCTCGGCGGTACGTCGATCATGCTGGCGCTGTTCGCGGTGGCGCTGGCCGGTACCGGTCTGCTCACCACGGTCGGTGTCATCGTCGCCATGGACACCTTCGGGCCGGTCTCCGACAACGCGCAGGGCATCGCCGAGATGTCCGGTGACGTCGAGGGCGCCGGCGCGCAGGTGCTCACCGACCTGGACGCCGTCGGCAACACCACCAAGGCCATCACCAAGGGCATCGCCATCGCCACGGCCGTCCTCGCCGCCGCCGCGCTCTTCGGCTCGTACCGGGACGCGATCCTCACGGCCGCGAACGACGTCGGGGAGAAGGTCTCCGGTGAAGGCGCGCCCATGAACCTGATGATGGACATCTCGCAGCCCAACAACCTGGTCGGGCTCGTCGCGGGCGCCGCGGTCGTCTTCCTCTTCTCGGGGCTGGCGATCAACGCGGTCGCGCGGTCGGCCGGTTCGGTGGTCTACGAGGTGCGGCGGCAGTTCCGTGAGCGGCCCGGGATCATGGACTACACCGAACAGCCGGAGTACGGCCGGGTCGTCGACATCTGCACCAAGGACGCCCTGCGGGAGCTGGCCACGCCCGGCCTGCTCGCCGTCATGGCGCCCATCGCGATCGGGTTCACGCTCGGGGTCGGCGCGCTCGGCGCGTATCTCGCCGGCGCGATCGGGACGGGGACGCTGATGGCGGTGTTCCTCGCCAACTCCGGTGGCGCGTGGGACAACGCGAAGAAGCTCGTCGAGGACGGCCATCACGGGGGCAAGGGCAGCGAGGCCCATGCCGCGACCGTCATCGGCGACACCGTCGGCGACCCGTTCAAGGACACGGCGGGACCGGCCATCAACCCGCTGCTGAAGGTGATGAACCTCGTCGCGCTGCTCATCGCGCCCGCGGTCGTCCAGTTCAGCTACGGCGAGGACAAGAGCGTCGCCCTGCGCGTCGCCATCGCGGTGGCCTCGATCGCCGTGATCGTCGTGGCGGTGTACGTGTCCAAGCGGCGCGGGATCGCCGTGGGTGACGAAGGCAACTCCGAGCGGGTGGCCAAGTCGGCGGATCCAGCGGTGGTTTCGTAG
- a CDS encoding small secreted protein, protein MEGTNPVNKKLAAALSGGAVLVMALSGCGGDDETNDKLNSWAKEVCDSVQPQIKKIAAANASIQKETSDDSAPADVQKADSQGFQDISDAYKAMATAIQQAGAPDVEDGAKKQKAAVAELNQLSTAYGELKKKSDALNTKDQAKFADGLEGVATELEKLSKTGSDALKELEKGEVGQAMAEQQSCKSATTSGAASAPAVPTGS, encoded by the coding sequence ATGGAAGGGACCAATCCGGTGAACAAGAAGCTCGCGGCCGCACTGTCCGGCGGTGCGGTACTGGTGATGGCGCTGTCCGGCTGCGGCGGCGACGACGAGACGAACGACAAGCTGAACTCCTGGGCCAAGGAGGTCTGCGACTCCGTACAGCCGCAGATCAAGAAGATCGCGGCGGCCAACGCCTCGATCCAGAAGGAGACCTCGGACGACAGCGCACCGGCGGACGTGCAGAAGGCCGACTCCCAGGGCTTCCAGGACATCTCCGACGCCTACAAGGCGATGGCGACGGCCATTCAGCAGGCCGGTGCGCCGGACGTCGAGGACGGCGCGAAGAAGCAGAAGGCCGCGGTCGCCGAGCTGAACCAGCTGTCCACGGCGTACGGGGAGCTGAAGAAGAAGTCGGACGCGCTCAACACGAAGGACCAGGCGAAGTTCGCGGACGGGCTCGAAGGGGTCGCGACCGAGCTGGAGAAGCTGAGCAAGACCGGGAGCGACGCGCTCAAGGAGCTGGAGAAGGGGGAGGTCGGGCAGGCGATGGCCGAGCAGCAGAGCTGCAAGTCGGCGACGACCTCCGGGGCGGCTTCGGCGCCCGCCGTGCCCACGGGGAGCTGA
- a CDS encoding class I SAM-dependent methyltransferase — MSNSKLSSLPSTDRTDVAVRLREALLGADFTADGLLELLGASAYAALARSEVVPALRATRGDTALEALVRLFLLQEPVVRARVDDVLPVDACVESGWLVRVGDGGDEIAAAVDVRPYGGPAGEDWFIVSDLGCAVGGAGGIGSRDEGVVLGVGGASTTLAGITVRTPVAAALDLGTGSGIQALHAAQHATRVTATDLNPRALHITALTLALSGAPAAELREGSLFEPIRADETYDLIVSNPPFVISPGARLTYRDGGMAGDELCQTLVQQAGERLNEGGFAQFLANWQHVEGEDWQERLRSWVPRGCDAWIVQREVQDVTQYAELWLRDAGDHRGDVAEYQARYDAWLDEFEARKVKGVGFGWITLRRSAAADSAPSVTVEEWPHPVEQPLGEAVRRHFARVDYLRANDDAALLAAHFRLTAEVVQEQVGLPGAEDPEHVVLRQNRGMRRAAKVDTVGAGFAGVCDGTLSAGRILDAIAQLVGEDPVALRDRTPVQIRLLVEQGFLEPAP, encoded by the coding sequence GTGAGTAACTCCAAGCTGTCGTCCCTGCCCTCCACCGACCGGACCGATGTCGCCGTGCGGCTTCGCGAGGCGCTGCTCGGTGCCGACTTCACCGCTGACGGGCTGCTCGAACTGCTCGGCGCCTCCGCGTACGCGGCCCTCGCGCGCAGTGAGGTCGTGCCTGCGTTGAGAGCGACCCGGGGCGACACCGCGCTGGAGGCGCTCGTGCGGCTGTTCCTGTTGCAGGAGCCGGTCGTCCGCGCGCGCGTGGACGACGTGCTGCCCGTGGACGCGTGTGTCGAGAGCGGCTGGCTCGTGCGCGTCGGTGACGGCGGGGACGAGATCGCCGCCGCCGTCGACGTACGGCCCTACGGCGGGCCCGCCGGCGAGGACTGGTTCATCGTGTCCGACCTGGGGTGCGCGGTCGGTGGGGCCGGGGGGATCGGGAGCCGGGACGAGGGTGTCGTGCTCGGGGTCGGCGGGGCGTCCACGACGCTGGCCGGGATCACCGTGCGCACGCCCGTCGCCGCCGCGCTCGACCTCGGCACCGGCTCCGGTATCCAGGCGCTGCACGCCGCCCAGCACGCCACGCGCGTGACCGCGACCGACCTCAACCCGCGCGCGCTGCACATCACGGCGCTCACGCTGGCGCTCTCCGGCGCCCCGGCGGCCGAGCTGCGCGAGGGCTCGCTCTTCGAGCCGATTCGGGCGGACGAGACGTACGACCTGATTGTGTCCAACCCGCCGTTCGTGATCTCGCCCGGGGCCCGGCTGACGTACCGCGACGGCGGGATGGCCGGGGACGAACTCTGCCAAACGCTTGTTCAGCAGGCGGGGGAGCGGCTCAACGAGGGCGGGTTCGCGCAGTTCCTCGCCAACTGGCAGCACGTGGAGGGCGAGGACTGGCAGGAGCGGCTCAGGTCGTGGGTGCCGCGCGGCTGCGACGCGTGGATCGTGCAGCGGGAGGTCCAGGACGTCACCCAGTACGCCGAGTTGTGGCTGCGGGACGCGGGCGACCACCGCGGTGACGTGGCCGAGTACCAGGCGCGGTACGACGCCTGGCTCGACGAGTTCGAGGCGCGCAAGGTCAAGGGCGTCGGGTTCGGGTGGATCACGCTGCGCAGGTCGGCCGCCGCGGACTCCGCGCCCTCGGTCACCGTCGAGGAGTGGCCGCATCCGGTCGAACAACCGCTCGGCGAGGCCGTGCGGCGGCACTTCGCGCGCGTCGACTACCTGCGGGCGAACGACGACGCGGCGCTGCTCGCGGCGCACTTCCGGCTCACCGCCGAGGTCGTGCAGGAGCAGGTCGGACTGCCCGGCGCCGAGGACCCCGAGCATGTGGTGCTGCGTCAGAACCGGGGCATGCGCCGGGCCGCGAAGGTGGACACGGTCGGCGCGGGATTCGCCGGTGTGTGCGACGGCACGCTCAGCGCGGGGCGGATTCTGGACGCCATCGCCCAACTCGTCGGCGAGGACCCCGTGGCGCTGCGCGACCGTACGCCGGTCCAGATCCGGCTCCTCGTCGAGCAGGGGTTCCTCGAACCGGCTCCGTGA
- a CDS encoding serine/threonine-protein kinase codes for MAGDTPEQGQGRIINGRYRLLRTLGAGGMGRVWLAYDEELACEVSMKEISLPGVPLDATEPAQRIARARSEARHAARLRGHPHVATVHDVVLHEGLPWIVMEYVPDAIDLQAVVRQRGPLAPEQVARIGLAVLDALTAGHRIGILHRDVKPANILLAADASGDPYARVLLTDYGIALQPESREPRLTATAGILGTPGYLAPERARGEPPTPAADLFSLGATLYAAVEGRGPFDRHGEYATLTALLGEEPPPPVRAGELAPVLHGLLIKDPVRRLSPEAVARGLERVADAGGASTPPGWGVTPASAPSAFGPAPGTPGTPATPGTPGGHATAGAPPGYVVGAPPGYVAAGQHGLGGAPNTPGAPHTPYGPHTPGTPHTPGGPAGPNTPNTPAGAPHTPGGAAAGPSPYDPWQRGQQPPRPGSPYDSYNPYGGGRPTPYAGTPGGPYGAGAGGQAPGHGGTAGHQGLPYAANPSTPYGGGGAPPPGSAGFPTITAGGPPPPGGPKRKTPAAAVVAIVVAVLLVAGGGTWAAVNFTGDPDPKPSDSPEALASPPGSEYPYGERAALKKALEVGDCVKAVWTGTAFDSVPDLGVVDCDEDWPDGQVVAIETASDHADAKADGGRRCAGQADPTAEALPDADVYALVPTKAGFTAAKGGTACLVLGRHVPIGGEVGRLRDAGMNLWPTQMAVGDCWDYTPREDEGYDAPLTDCAQAHTDQVVGSVQAPSNMTFDGALAEGGKLCTNRFESSWAPGTDLIVSGWVSEEKEWEKGFNKVVCTVRNADASKTTGKIPTPGSV; via the coding sequence ATGGCGGGGGATACGCCGGAGCAGGGCCAGGGCAGGATCATCAACGGCCGGTACCGCCTGCTGCGCACCCTGGGCGCGGGCGGCATGGGCCGGGTCTGGCTCGCGTACGACGAGGAGCTGGCCTGCGAGGTCTCCATGAAGGAGATCTCCCTGCCCGGCGTCCCGCTGGACGCGACCGAGCCCGCCCAGCGCATCGCCCGGGCCCGCAGCGAGGCCCGGCACGCCGCCCGGCTGCGCGGCCATCCGCATGTGGCCACGGTCCACGACGTGGTGCTCCACGAGGGCCTGCCGTGGATCGTCATGGAGTACGTACCGGACGCCATCGATCTCCAGGCGGTCGTACGGCAGCGGGGGCCGCTCGCGCCCGAGCAGGTCGCCCGGATCGGGCTCGCCGTCCTCGACGCGCTCACCGCCGGGCACCGGATCGGCATACTCCACCGGGATGTGAAACCGGCCAACATCCTGCTCGCGGCCGACGCCTCGGGCGACCCGTACGCGCGCGTGCTGCTGACCGACTACGGCATCGCGCTCCAGCCGGAGTCCCGTGAACCCCGGCTCACCGCCACCGCCGGCATCCTCGGCACCCCTGGCTATCTGGCGCCGGAGCGCGCGCGGGGCGAGCCGCCCACACCGGCCGCCGACCTGTTCTCGCTCGGCGCCACGCTGTACGCGGCGGTCGAGGGCCGCGGCCCCTTCGACCGGCACGGCGAGTACGCCACGCTCACGGCCCTGCTCGGCGAGGAGCCGCCCCCGCCCGTCCGCGCGGGTGAACTGGCCCCCGTCCTGCACGGGTTGCTCATCAAGGACCCGGTGCGCCGGCTGTCGCCGGAGGCGGTGGCCCGGGGCCTGGAGCGGGTGGCCGACGCGGGCGGCGCATCGACTCCGCCCGGCTGGGGGGTCACGCCGGCCTCGGCGCCGAGCGCCTTCGGACCGGCTCCCGGCACGCCCGGTACACCCGCCACCCCCGGTACGCCCGGCGGCCACGCGACCGCCGGCGCGCCCCCGGGGTACGTGGTCGGCGCGCCGCCCGGGTACGTGGCCGCCGGGCAGCACGGTCTCGGAGGCGCCCCGAACACCCCGGGCGCACCCCACACGCCGTACGGGCCGCACACCCCGGGGACCCCGCACACACCCGGCGGGCCCGCGGGGCCGAACACCCCGAACACGCCGGCCGGCGCTCCGCACACACCGGGAGGGGCGGCGGCCGGTCCGTCGCCGTACGACCCCTGGCAGCGGGGGCAGCAGCCGCCTCGGCCCGGCAGCCCCTACGACAGCTACAACCCGTACGGGGGCGGCCGGCCCACGCCCTACGCGGGCACCCCCGGCGGCCCGTACGGCGCCGGAGCCGGCGGACAGGCCCCGGGCCACGGAGGCACCGCGGGGCATCAGGGGCTGCCGTACGCGGCCAATCCGTCGACACCGTACGGAGGCGGCGGCGCCCCGCCGCCGGGAAGCGCGGGGTTCCCGACCATCACGGCCGGGGGACCGCCGCCGCCCGGCGGGCCGAAGCGGAAGACGCCCGCGGCGGCCGTCGTGGCGATCGTGGTCGCCGTGCTGCTGGTGGCCGGCGGCGGGACCTGGGCCGCGGTGAACTTCACGGGCGACCCGGACCCCAAGCCCTCCGACAGCCCGGAGGCACTGGCGTCGCCACCGGGATCGGAGTACCCGTACGGCGAGCGGGCCGCCCTCAAGAAGGCGCTGGAGGTCGGCGACTGCGTGAAGGCGGTCTGGACGGGCACGGCGTTCGACTCGGTGCCCGACCTGGGCGTGGTCGACTGCGACGAGGACTGGCCCGACGGCCAGGTCGTGGCGATAGAGACGGCCTCCGACCACGCGGACGCCAAGGCCGACGGGGGCCGGCGCTGCGCCGGGCAGGCCGACCCGACGGCCGAGGCCCTGCCCGACGCGGACGTCTACGCGCTCGTCCCCACGAAGGCGGGCTTCACCGCCGCCAAGGGCGGTACGGCATGTCTCGTGCTCGGCAGGCACGTCCCGATCGGCGGCGAGGTGGGCCGCCTCCGTGACGCGGGCATGAACCTGTGGCCCACACAGATGGCCGTCGGCGACTGCTGGGACTACACCCCCAGGGAGGACGAGGGGTACGACGCCCCGCTGACCGACTGTGCCCAAGCGCACACCGACCAGGTCGTCGGATCGGTCCAGGCGCCCTCCAACATGACCTTCGACGGGGCCCTCGCCGAAGGCGGGAAGCTCTGCACCAACCGGTTCGAGTCGAGTTGGGCGCCCGGCACCGACCTGATCGTGTCGGGATGGGTGTCCGAAGAGAAGGAATGGGAGAAGGGCTTCAACAAGGTGGTGTGCACGGTGCGCAACGCCGACGCGTCGAAGACGACCGGGAAGATACCCACGCCCGGCTCGGTCTGA